CGGCGAAGGCTGCGGCCAAGGGTTAACGCGCGAACCAGACCACGTCCGGCTCGCCTCGCGGCACGGAACTGGCGTCGAAGCCAACCGCTACGCGAACGCAGAACGCAACCGGCGCAACTCGGACCGGATAGAGTAGCCCTCGACAGGACAGCCCACATGCTCGGAGGAGGCACCGTGGTCGACAAGTTCACCGCTCCACTGCTGACTCCCAAAGAGGTGGCTCGGCACCTTCAGATCCCGCAATCCACGATGTACGGCTGGCTCGGCGAGCAAGCCGGTGGCACCCCGCTGGTCCACCAGGTCACACCGGAGCGGCACGGGAGGCCCTCGGTCCCGTTCGTCGCCGTGGTCGAAGCCTATGTCCTGCGCGCGCTGCGCGACCTCAAGCTCACCAAACGTAAAATCAGGGACGCCGCGGCCGAGGTTCGAAGCTCATTCGATACACCGTATGCACTGGCAACGAAGAAGATCGCGACCGACGGCGTGGACATCTTCGTGCACTACCTGGACGGCGACCTCGCACGCGTCGGCGACGGCCAACGTCCATTCCGCGAGGTGATCAACGATTACCTGCACTTCATAGAGTGGGACACCAACGATGGCTTCGCCGGCAGCCTTCGCCTCCGGCAAT
This Amycolatopsis sulphurea DNA region includes the following protein-coding sequences:
- a CDS encoding DUF433 domain-containing protein, with translation MVDKFTAPLLTPKEVARHLQIPQSTMYGWLGEQAGGTPLVHQVTPERHGRPSVPFVAVVEAYVLRALRDLKLTKRKIRDAAAEVRSSFDTPYALATKKIATDGVDIFVHYLDGDLARVGDGQRPFREVINDYLHFIEWDTNDGFAGSLRLRQYPDIAPVVIDPRFGWGAPVVESARVPVDTVVDLWLAGESFSDVAYEYGLTPEQVESLCRAARAA